From the genome of Miscanthus floridulus cultivar M001 chromosome 10, ASM1932011v1, whole genome shotgun sequence, one region includes:
- the LOC136485197 gene encoding geraniol 8-hydroxylase-like — MDMELLLLYAPCCLVLVLSSLYLLGLYADSRRNLPPGPRPLPLVGSLFSLGALPHRSMARLAECHGPVMALRLGTVTTIVASSADAARDVLQRHDAAFSGRSLPDGTHAFAHYTHSMVWLPTSSPRWRALRKVCSGELFAPHRLDTHQSLRRDKVRRLVSHVARLARDGAPVAVARLAFVTALNLLSSTIFSTDLADIDIIDDDSGSSPASSFKGVLAELNATVGLPNVSDFFPEVARLDPQGLRRRIESLFQRLHAMMDKQIERRLQDRVAAAAAASPKKEKDFLDVMLDYRGAEDGRGFDRQTLLSLLSDLFSAGTDTSAATVEWVMAELLLNPSSMAKARAELAQVIGSKPEVEESDIAQLKYLQAIVKEAFRIHPPAPLLLPHQAETTTQIRGGYAVPKGARVVVNVWAIGHDGKVWPEPDKFMPERFLVAEDDEKAVDFRGRDFELLPFGSGRRMCPGMPLALRMVHLMLASLLHRFEWSLLPPADDDKNGLDMTERLGLNLSMATPLQAIATPV; from the coding sequence ATGGACATGGAGCTCCTCCTCTTGTACGCCCCATGCTGCCTGGTCCTCGTCCTCTCCTCCCTGTACCTCCTCGGCCTCTATGCTGACAGCCGCCGCAACCTTCCTCCCGGTCCCCGGCCGCTGCCTCTCGTCGGCAGTCTCTTTTCCCTCGGCGCCCTCCCGCACCGCTCCATGGCGCGCCTCGCGGAGTGCCACGGTCCAGTGATGGCCCTCCGCCTTGGCACGGTCACCACCATCGTGGCCTCGTCCGCGGACGCCGCCCGCGACGTCCTCCAGCGCCACGACGCCGCCTTCTCGGGGCGCTCGCTCCCGGACGGCACCCACGCGTTCGCGCACTACACGCACTCCATGGTGTGGCTCCCCACCAGCAGCCCGCGCTGGCGTGCGCTCCGCAAGGTGTGCTCCGGGGAGCTCTTCGCGCCGCACCGCCTCGACACGCACCAGTCCCTCCGCCGGGACAAGGTGCGGCGGCTCGTTTCCCACGTCGCGCGGCTGGCGCGTGATGGCGCGCCAGTCGCCGTCGCCCGCCTCGCCTTCGTCAccgcgctcaacctgctctcctCCACTATCTTCTCCACCGACCTCGCTGACATCGACATCATCGACGACGACAGCGGCTCGTCGCCAGCGTCATCGTTTAAGGGCGTTCTCGCGGAGCTGAACGCCACCGTAGGGTTGCCGAACGTGTCGGACTTCTTCCCCGAGGTGGCGCGGCTGGACCCGCAGGGGCTGAGGAGGCGCATCGAGAGCCTGTTCCAGCGGCTGCACGCCATGATGGACAAGCAGATCGAGCGCCGCCTGCAGGatcgcgtcgccgccgccgccgccgccagtcccaagaaagagaaagacttccTGGACGTGATGCTGGACTACCGCGGCGCCGAGGACGGCCGGGGCTTCGATCGTCAGACGCTCCTGTCGTTGCTGTCGGACCTATTCAGTGCCGGCACCGACACAAGCGCAGCAACGGTAGAATGGGTGATGGCCGAGCTGCTACTGAATCCATCCTCCATGGCGAAGGCTCGTGCCGAGCTCGCGCAGGTGATCGGCTCCAAACCGGAGGTCGAGGAGTCCGACATTGCGCAGCTCAAGTACCTACAGGCCATCGTGAAGGAGGCGTTCCGCATCCACCCTCCGGCGCCGCTCCTGCTTCCGCACCAGGCCGAGACGACGACGCAGATCCGAGGCGGCTACGCGGTGCCCAAGGGCGCACGCGTCGTGGTGAACGTGTGGGCGATCGGCCACGACGGCAAGGTGTGGCCCGAGCCGGACAAGTTCATGCCGGAGAGGTTCTTGGTAGCAGAGGACGACGAGAAAGCAGTCGACTTCCGCGGCCGAGACTTCGAGCTCTTGCCGTTTGGGTCCGGGAGGAGGATGTGCCCGGGGATGCCGCTGGCGCTTCGCATGGTTCATCTCATGCTCGCGTCCTTGCTGCATCGCTTTGAGTGGAGTCTTCTTCCTCCGGCTGATGATGACAAGAACGGGCTGGACATGACTGAGAGGCTTGGGCTCAACCTGTCGATGGCTACACCACTGCAGGCTATAGCGACTCCAGTTTAA